The Aphis gossypii isolate Hap1 unplaced genomic scaffold, ASM2018417v2 Contig00698, whole genome shotgun sequence genome includes a window with the following:
- the LOC126555065 gene encoding uncharacterized protein LOC126555065 — MALKKNAYKSLNVIKTLNHYEWGAEGTILLNVYRSLVRSKLDYGSICYGNSDSKILKIVDTIHNAGLRLSIGAFKSSPIISLHSLTGEPPLHFRRLKLSLNYIARILSTPNNSTIHFLNKNRFSNIYEHNPKLRKPLGLRIQQEMMEINIAANEICQRENCQIPTCKQPNYRVDTSLTIHSKKETSNIFYNNLFNELIHSSSSSTQIYTDASKTEMGIGLAIVHLNETKQFKLNIYNTIYTAEYLALYKGVQLALQIQDTKIDICSDSLSALANLQLIIASEPLAILISNLLSKSSKDIQFVWIPGHCNIKGNEKADEAARNAIMSPNSELIPFSSLVDIKRNINKYCIEWWNTKWHNTTENKLREIKHSVELWPKYTDLNRKNEVILNRLRIGHTKFTHGHLMAKTDPPICPTCNTNYSIKHIIVHCPNFNSARRDFNIPDNL; from the coding sequence AtggcactaaaaaaaaatgcatacaaaAGCCTTAATGTCATTAAAACCTTAAATCATTATGAATGGGGTGCCGAAGGCACTAtactattaaatgtatatagatcGCTGGTAAGATCCAAACTAGATTATGGTTCAATTTGTTATGGCAACTCAGActcaaaaatcttaaaaatagttgACACAATCCACAACGCAGGACTGAGATTGTCAATTGGAGCTTTTAAAAGCAGCCCGATAATAAGTTTGCATTCCCTGACTGGAGAACCTCCACTTCATTTCCGTAGACTTAAATTATCTCTTAATTATATAGCTCGTATCTTATCTACACCAAATAATTCAaccattcattttttaaataaaaatcgtttttccaATATATACGAACATAATCCTAAATTAAGAAAACCATTAGGACTAAGAATACAGCAAGAGATGATGGAAATTAATATCGCAGCCAATGAAATATGCCAACGTGAAAACTGCCAGATACCTACTTGTAAACAACCAAATTACCGAGTTGATACAAGCCTTACAATTCACTCGAAAAAagaaacttcaaatattttctacaataatttattcaacgaACTTATACATAGTTCCAGTTCCAGTACTCAGATCTACACCGATGCTTCTAAAACAGAAATGGGAATAGGACTTGCAATAGTCCACCTCAACGAAACTAAGCAGTTCAAACTCAACATTTACAACACCATTTATACAGCAGAATATCTTGCTTTATATAAAGGAGTCCAATTAGCTCTACAGATTCAAGATACCAAAATAGATATATGTTCCGACTCACTCAGTGCCTTAGCTAATCTGCAATTAATAATAGCTTCAGAGCCATTGGCTATACTCATTAGCAATCTTCTTTCAAAATCAAGCAAAGATATTCAATTCGTTTGGATCCCTGGTCATTGCAACATAAAGGGAAATGAAAAGGCAGATGAAGCAGCTAGAAATGCAATTATGAGTCCAAACAGTGAATTAATCCCCTTTTCCTCACTTGTTGACATAAAgaggaatataaataaatactgcaTTGAATGGTGGAACACAAAATGGCACAACACCACGGAAAACAAACTTAGAGAAATTAAACACTCTGTTGAACTCTGGCCAAAATACACCGACCTAAATAGGAAAAATGAGGTAATTCTTAATCGCTTAAGAATCGGCCATACCAAATTCACACACGGACATCTCATGGCTAAAACAGATCCACCCATATGCCCAACATGCAACACAAACTACTCTattaaacacatcattgtCCACTGCCCAAACTTTAATTCAGCCAGAAGAGACTTCAACATCCCTGATAACCTGTAG